In one Pseudomonas sp. MM211 genomic region, the following are encoded:
- a CDS encoding sigma-54 interaction domain-containing protein: MDFDDPSFRELLDALHDGVYITDADGITLKVNSAYERLTGLRSEDVVGQHMQALVEQGVISQSVSLRVLKEGRALSLMQSVSQGKRLLVSGTPIFTAEGQVRYVVSTVRDMTELLRMKHERDELQQLKQLRNSTARLHAGQRDDLLDASPVADHPASGRVFAQARQVAASDVKVLLQGETGVGKTLIAQYIHKSSPRAAQPFLALNCGALPENLIEAELFGYVAGAFTGAGSKGKRGLLELAHHGTVFLDEIGDLPLALQVKLLKVIEESRFIPVGGLELKEVDVRIITATHHDLRAMVSEGRFRADLYYRLNVVPIHIPALRERREEIQPLLDFYLAEFNQRYGRELEWELEALDALTDYSWPGNIRELINLVERLVVTCSGAAVELFDLPEEMRSSERDASDDSLLPLRKQVEQLERRLIRKALVQHKTTREAARVLGLSQATLVQKMKRWEQG, translated from the coding sequence ATGGATTTCGACGATCCCAGTTTTCGCGAGCTGCTCGATGCGCTGCACGACGGCGTGTACATCACCGATGCCGATGGCATCACCCTCAAGGTCAACAGCGCTTACGAGCGGCTCACCGGGCTGCGCAGCGAGGATGTGGTTGGCCAGCACATGCAGGCGCTGGTCGAGCAGGGGGTGATTTCCCAGTCGGTGTCGCTGCGGGTGCTCAAGGAGGGCAGGGCGCTGTCGCTGATGCAGAGCGTCAGCCAGGGCAAGCGCCTGCTAGTCAGTGGCACGCCGATCTTCACCGCCGAAGGCCAGGTGCGTTACGTGGTCAGCACCGTGCGCGACATGACCGAATTGCTGCGCATGAAGCACGAGCGTGACGAGTTGCAACAGCTCAAGCAGCTGCGCAACAGCACCGCGCGCCTGCACGCTGGCCAGCGTGACGATCTGCTCGACGCCTCGCCGGTGGCTGATCACCCGGCATCCGGGCGGGTGTTCGCTCAGGCCCGCCAGGTCGCCGCCAGTGATGTGAAGGTGCTGCTGCAGGGCGAGACCGGTGTCGGCAAGACGCTGATCGCCCAGTACATCCACAAGAGCAGCCCGCGGGCCGCGCAGCCCTTTCTGGCGCTGAATTGCGGCGCCTTGCCGGAAAACCTGATCGAAGCCGAGCTGTTCGGTTACGTCGCGGGTGCTTTCACCGGCGCCGGCAGCAAGGGCAAGCGTGGTCTGCTGGAGCTGGCGCACCATGGCACGGTGTTTCTCGACGAGATTGGCGACCTGCCGCTGGCGCTGCAGGTGAAGTTGCTCAAGGTCATCGAGGAAAGCCGCTTCATTCCGGTCGGCGGCCTAGAGTTGAAGGAAGTGGACGTGCGCATCATCACCGCCACCCACCATGACCTGCGCGCCATGGTCAGCGAAGGGCGTTTCCGTGCCGACCTCTACTACCGGCTCAACGTGGTACCGATCCACATTCCGGCACTGCGTGAGCGGCGCGAGGAGATCCAGCCGCTGCTCGACTTCTACCTGGCCGAATTCAATCAGCGCTACGGGCGCGAGTTGGAGTGGGAGCTGGAGGCGCTGGATGCGCTGACCGACTATTCCTGGCCGGGCAACATCCGCGAACTGATCAATCTGGTCGAGCGCCTGGTAGTCACCTGCAGCGGCGCAGCGGTGGAGCTCTTCGACCTACCCGAAGAGATGCGCAGCAGTGAGCGTGATGCCAGTGACGACAGCCTGCTGCCACTGCGCAAGCAGGTCGAACAGCTCGAGCGCCGGCTGATCCGCAAGGCGCTGGTGCAGCACAAGACCACCCGCGAAGCCGCCCGCGTGCTCGGCTTGAGCCAGGCCACCCTGGTGCAGAAGATGAAGCGCTGGGAGCAAGGCTGA
- a CDS encoding ABC transporter substrate-binding protein — protein sequence MSKIFSLSALTLGLVCAAQVHAADLTVINFGGANKDAQVKAYYQPWEAAGNGKIIAGEYNGEMAKVKAMVDTNSVSWDLVEVESPELARGCDEDLFEEIDYSVVGDKNALVPGAASFCGVGFFVWSTVMAYNADKLTTAPTSWADFWDVKKFPGKRGLRKGAKYTLEFALMADGVAPKDVYKVLASKDGQERAFKKLDELKPYIQWWEAGAQPPQYLASGDVVMSSAYNGRIAATQKEGSSLKVVWDGGIYDFDAWAIPKGAKNKDEALKFIAYTLQAENQKTYSENIAYGPVNPKAVDLLDAKIAADLPTAPQNIANQVAMDVTFWADFGEVLEQRFNSWAAK from the coding sequence ATGTCGAAGATATTCTCCCTTTCCGCGCTGACACTGGGGCTGGTCTGCGCTGCACAGGTTCACGCTGCAGACCTTACCGTCATCAACTTCGGTGGCGCCAACAAGGACGCCCAGGTCAAGGCCTACTACCAGCCGTGGGAAGCGGCGGGTAACGGCAAGATCATCGCTGGCGAGTACAACGGTGAAATGGCCAAGGTCAAAGCCATGGTCGACACCAACAGCGTGTCGTGGGATCTGGTCGAGGTGGAATCCCCAGAACTGGCGCGTGGTTGCGACGAAGACCTGTTCGAAGAGATCGACTACTCGGTGGTTGGCGACAAGAACGCCCTGGTGCCAGGTGCTGCCTCCTTCTGTGGCGTCGGCTTCTTCGTCTGGTCGACCGTCATGGCCTACAACGCCGACAAGCTGACCACCGCACCGACCAGTTGGGCCGATTTCTGGGACGTGAAGAAATTCCCGGGCAAGCGTGGCCTGCGAAAAGGCGCCAAGTACACCCTCGAGTTCGCCCTGATGGCCGACGGCGTCGCGCCGAAGGACGTCTACAAGGTGCTGGCGAGCAAGGACGGCCAGGAGCGCGCGTTCAAGAAACTGGACGAGCTCAAGCCTTACATCCAGTGGTGGGAAGCCGGCGCTCAGCCGCCTCAGTATCTCGCTTCCGGTGACGTGGTCATGAGTTCGGCCTACAACGGCCGCATCGCCGCCACCCAGAAAGAAGGCAGCAGCCTGAAAGTGGTGTGGGACGGTGGCATCTACGACTTCGACGCCTGGGCGATCCCGAAAGGCGCGAAGAACAAGGACGAAGCCCTGAAGTTCATCGCCTACACCCTGCAGGCGGAAAACCAGAAGACCTATTCGGAAAACATCGCCTACGGGCCGGTCAACCCGAAAGCGGTGGATCTGCTGGACGCCAAGATCGCTGCCGACCTGCCGACCGCACCGCAGAACATCGCCAATCAGGTGGCCATGGACGTGACCTTCTGGGCCGACTTCGGCGAAGTACTGGAGCAGCGTTTCAACTCCTGGGCTGCCAAGTAA
- a CDS encoding iron-containing alcohol dehydrogenase: protein MSIAAFKIANKLLTGQGAVEQLANELPRLNIQNPLIVTDAILIKSGTVDHVLKQLGERAYGIFDGVEPEPEIAIVEACAKVYRAGGHDGLIGVGGGSAIDIAKAVAGYVGHDGALEELFGVDQVKRKGPPLIAIPTTAGTGSEVTNVSILSDKKAQLKKGIVSDYLLPDVALVSPLMTLTCPRSVTAASGVDALVHAVESYLSVNASPITDALAIGAIKLISKALPKAYANPADLVAREDMATASLMAGMAFGNAGVGAVHALAYPLGGRFNIAHGVSNALLLPYVMAWNKLACVERMAEIATAMGVQTHGLSDKAAADLAVEAMAELCASVDIPKGMRSFGVPEDAIPAMAEEASKIDRLMRNNPRRLTAGDIEQIYRAAY, encoded by the coding sequence ATGAGTATTGCCGCATTCAAGATCGCCAATAAGCTGCTGACCGGCCAAGGCGCCGTCGAGCAACTGGCGAACGAACTGCCCCGTCTGAACATACAGAACCCGCTGATCGTAACCGACGCCATCCTGATCAAGTCGGGCACCGTCGATCACGTCCTCAAACAACTGGGCGAGCGCGCCTATGGCATCTTCGATGGCGTCGAGCCGGAGCCTGAGATCGCCATCGTCGAAGCCTGCGCCAAGGTGTACCGCGCGGGCGGCCATGATGGCCTGATCGGCGTCGGTGGCGGCAGCGCCATCGATATCGCCAAGGCGGTGGCCGGTTACGTCGGCCATGACGGCGCGCTGGAAGAGCTGTTCGGCGTCGACCAGGTCAAGCGTAAAGGCCCTCCGCTGATCGCCATCCCGACCACGGCGGGTACAGGTTCGGAAGTGACCAACGTGTCGATTCTTTCCGACAAGAAGGCGCAACTGAAAAAAGGCATCGTCAGCGACTATCTGTTGCCCGACGTCGCCCTCGTCAGCCCGCTGATGACCCTGACCTGCCCGCGCAGCGTGACGGCGGCCAGTGGCGTCGATGCCCTGGTGCATGCCGTGGAGTCGTACCTGTCGGTGAATGCCTCGCCGATCACCGATGCGCTGGCCATTGGCGCCATCAAGCTGATCAGCAAAGCGCTGCCCAAAGCCTACGCCAACCCGGCCGACCTCGTCGCGCGTGAAGACATGGCCACCGCCAGCCTGATGGCCGGCATGGCATTCGGCAATGCCGGCGTCGGTGCGGTGCATGCCCTGGCTTATCCGTTGGGCGGGCGTTTCAACATCGCCCACGGGGTCAGCAACGCGCTGCTGCTGCCCTACGTGATGGCCTGGAACAAGCTTGCCTGCGTCGAGCGCATGGCCGAAATCGCCACCGCCATGGGCGTGCAGACCCACGGGCTTAGTGACAAGGCCGCTGCCGACCTGGCGGTCGAGGCCATGGCCGAGCTGTGCGCCAGCGTCGATATCCCCAAGGGCATGCGCAGCTTCGGCGTGCCGGAAGACGCCATCCCGGCCATGGCCGAGGAGGCCAGCAAGATCGACCGCCTGATGCGCAACAACCCACGTCGCCTGACTGCCGGCGATATCGAGCAGATCTACCGCGCCGCCTATTGA
- a CDS encoding response regulator, whose translation MIRVLVAEDHTIVREGIKQLIGMARDLQVVGEASNGEQLLETLRHTPCEVVLLDISMPGVNGLEAIPRIRALPQPPAILVLSMHNEAQMAARALKVGAAGYATKDSDPALLLTAIRKVAGGGRYIDPDLADRMVFEVGLTDARPPHARLSEREFSVFERLVQGEGVNEIAAHLALSSKTISTHKARLMQKLNLHSVADLVRYAVEHKLV comes from the coding sequence GTGATCCGAGTATTGGTGGCGGAAGACCACACCATCGTCCGCGAAGGCATCAAGCAACTGATCGGCATGGCCCGCGACCTGCAAGTGGTCGGCGAGGCGAGTAACGGTGAGCAACTGCTGGAAACCCTGCGGCACACGCCCTGTGAGGTTGTGCTGCTGGATATCTCCATGCCCGGCGTCAACGGCCTGGAAGCGATTCCGCGAATTCGTGCACTGCCCCAGCCGCCAGCGATCCTGGTGCTGTCGATGCACAACGAAGCGCAGATGGCGGCCCGGGCTCTGAAGGTCGGCGCTGCCGGTTATGCCACCAAGGACAGCGACCCGGCCTTGCTGCTGACGGCGATCCGCAAGGTGGCCGGCGGGGGGCGCTACATCGACCCTGATCTGGCCGATCGGATGGTCTTCGAGGTTGGCCTGACTGATGCTCGGCCACCTCACGCGCGGCTTTCCGAACGCGAATTTTCAGTGTTCGAGCGCCTGGTGCAAGGAGAGGGCGTCAACGAGATCGCCGCTCACCTGGCGCTCAGCAGCAAGACCATCAGCACCCACAAGGCGCGCCTGATGCAGAAGCTCAACCTGCATTCGGTCGCCGACCTGGTGCGTTACGCGGTCGAGCATAAGCTGGTCTGA
- a CDS encoding ABC transporter permease → MALAVPHAEVAGPSLKQRLARAERMNRLKSQALILPLVLFLVFTFLVPIVALLNRSVDNPDVIGSMPRTVTAIESWDGRGLPAEPVYQALALDLAEAREQQKLGDLSKRLNMELAGYRSLLAKTGRALPFEAEPASYKEALESFDERWGDPAYWQVIRRNTSSWTSYYLLASLDHRVDDSGAVVKTTPDQAIYLDIFARTFWMGAVITAICLALAYPLAYLLANLPTRQGNLLMIMVLLPFWTSILVRVAAWIVLLQSGGLINSALIKLGLIDQPLELVFNRAGVYISMVHIMLPFMILPIYSVMKGISPSYMRAAISLGCHPFASFWRVYFPQTLAGVGAGCLLVFILSIGYYITPALLGSPSDQMVSYFVAFYTNTTINWGMATALGGLLLVATLLLYMVYSWLVGAGRLRLG, encoded by the coding sequence ATGGCCCTAGCAGTGCCCCATGCCGAGGTCGCCGGCCCCTCGCTCAAGCAGCGTCTGGCGCGCGCCGAGCGGATGAATCGCCTTAAGTCTCAGGCGTTGATCCTGCCGCTGGTGCTGTTTCTCGTCTTCACCTTTCTGGTGCCAATCGTGGCGCTGCTCAACCGCAGTGTGGATAACCCGGACGTGATCGGCTCGATGCCGAGAACCGTCACCGCCATCGAGTCGTGGGACGGTCGTGGCCTGCCTGCCGAACCTGTCTATCAGGCACTGGCGCTTGATTTGGCCGAGGCCCGTGAACAGCAGAAACTGGGCGACCTGTCCAAGCGCCTGAACATGGAACTGGCCGGCTACCGCAGCCTGTTGGCCAAGACCGGTCGTGCATTGCCGTTCGAGGCCGAGCCGGCATCCTACAAGGAGGCCCTGGAGTCTTTCGACGAGCGCTGGGGTGACCCCGCCTACTGGCAGGTGATCCGTCGCAACACCAGTTCCTGGACGTCTTACTACCTGCTTGCTTCGCTCGATCATCGGGTCGACGACAGCGGCGCCGTGGTCAAGACCACGCCGGATCAGGCCATCTACCTGGACATCTTCGCCCGTACGTTCTGGATGGGCGCGGTGATCACCGCCATTTGTCTGGCACTGGCCTATCCGTTGGCTTACCTGCTGGCCAACTTGCCGACCCGCCAGGGCAACCTGCTGATGATCATGGTGCTGCTGCCGTTCTGGACGTCGATTCTGGTGCGCGTCGCCGCCTGGATCGTGCTCCTGCAGTCGGGCGGTCTGATCAACTCGGCGCTGATCAAGCTGGGGTTGATCGACCAACCGCTGGAGTTAGTGTTCAACCGAGCGGGTGTGTACATCTCCATGGTGCACATCATGCTGCCGTTCATGATCCTGCCGATCTACAGCGTGATGAAGGGCATATCGCCAAGCTATATGCGTGCGGCGATCTCGCTTGGCTGTCATCCGTTCGCCAGCTTCTGGCGGGTGTATTTCCCGCAGACCCTGGCCGGCGTCGGCGCAGGCTGTCTGCTGGTGTTCATCCTGTCCATCGGCTACTACATCACCCCGGCGTTGCTGGGCAGCCCGAGCGACCAGATGGTCAGCTACTTCGTCGCCTTCTACACCAACACCACCATCAACTGGGGCATGGCCACCGCACTGGGCGGCTTGCTGCTGGTCGCCACGCTGCTGCTCTACATGGTTTACAGCTGGCTGGTGGGCGCAGGTCGCCTGCGTCTGGGTTAG
- a CDS encoding PAS domain-containing sensor histidine kinase, whose amino-acid sequence MIHRWLFLLLLSLPTALWANESPPAPAPIFDAAQQQWLADHPVLRAGVVLQTPYAQLDRRLHRLTGANVEMMHTLAALMGVQLRWRTFQTQEELEQALHNDQIDLASGLGQTPAGLRRWVFSDPFLRVSHLLIGERDSSGSVDLEQLDGRSPIALKVSNTVLDYLRSSYPKLKLDSASSPRQALQRVLNRQASYAVLDEAQLGRLSREPEFLGLAIVGDIGFPQLLRVATRRDWPELSAIVDVALRSVPARELDDLHNRWLPPSYLQQESSSSFWRGISLLLGLLLVFALLLALLMRRQRDTLEFRLLAARHEIELREVARDALRLSQFSIDNSTVGILWVNWDSHVRYANRAAEAMLGCRSGGLVDRPLSDFEPSLSMDRWLNLWRLARSGDERPPSFETECLRADGSRLPVDVSLSFLQYRDTEYLVVFITDVTERRRALAALQESEARLQGIASNVPGVVFRLERARPGDPALFAFIGEGSESLVGYRASTLLAPDHGLRSLVHPDDKAGYHRVQDRAFDSDSDWHWQGRMLTHTGESRWVDIKAMARRMADGRLIWDGVVWDISENKRNELALAESQVRLRDLSAHLESVREEEKARIAREVHDELGQVLTVLKLETSMCELGYADLDPGLRDRLNNMKKLIAQLFQLVRDVATALRPPILDAGIASAIEWQARRFEARTQIPCLVEVPENVPPLSDAKATGLFRILQESLTNVMRHADAHTVTVRLELLGDSLRLSISDDGRGFNPAAVRTDSFGLVGMRERVLMLGGQLTLDSRPGEGTLLRVRVPLHECVSND is encoded by the coding sequence ATGATCCACCGCTGGCTGTTTCTCCTGCTGCTGAGCCTGCCGACCGCGCTGTGGGCGAATGAGTCGCCGCCTGCCCCCGCGCCGATTTTCGATGCGGCGCAGCAGCAATGGCTGGCCGACCACCCCGTACTGCGTGCTGGAGTGGTATTGCAGACGCCCTATGCGCAACTCGACCGACGCCTGCACCGTCTGACCGGCGCCAATGTCGAGATGATGCACACTCTGGCCGCATTGATGGGCGTGCAGTTGCGCTGGCGTACCTTCCAGACTCAGGAAGAGCTGGAGCAGGCGCTGCACAATGATCAGATCGACCTGGCCAGTGGTCTTGGCCAGACGCCCGCCGGGCTGCGCCGCTGGGTGTTTTCCGATCCCTTCCTGCGCGTATCGCACTTGCTGATCGGTGAACGGGACAGCAGCGGCTCGGTCGATCTGGAACAGCTCGACGGGCGTTCGCCCATTGCTTTAAAAGTATCGAACACCGTGCTCGATTACCTGCGCAGCAGCTATCCGAAGCTCAAGCTGGACAGCGCCAGCTCACCGCGCCAGGCCCTGCAGCGAGTACTCAATCGGCAGGCCAGCTACGCGGTACTCGATGAAGCGCAGCTGGGGCGCCTGTCCCGTGAGCCGGAATTTCTTGGCTTGGCGATCGTCGGTGATATCGGTTTTCCGCAGTTACTGCGCGTCGCCACACGGCGTGACTGGCCGGAGCTGTCGGCCATCGTCGACGTTGCGTTACGCAGTGTGCCCGCCCGCGAGCTGGACGATCTGCACAATCGCTGGTTGCCGCCGAGTTACCTGCAGCAGGAAAGCTCGTCGAGCTTCTGGCGCGGAATCAGCCTGCTGCTCGGTCTGCTGCTGGTCTTCGCACTGCTGCTGGCGCTGTTGATGAGGCGCCAACGCGACACCCTGGAGTTTCGTCTGCTCGCCGCGCGTCACGAGATTGAGCTGCGCGAGGTTGCCCGCGATGCACTGCGGCTGTCGCAATTCTCCATCGACAACAGCACGGTGGGCATCCTCTGGGTCAATTGGGACAGCCATGTGCGTTATGCCAACCGTGCGGCGGAGGCAATGCTGGGCTGCCGCAGTGGCGGATTGGTCGACCGGCCATTAAGTGATTTCGAGCCGAGCCTGAGCATGGATCGCTGGCTCAACCTATGGCGGCTGGCGCGCAGTGGCGACGAGCGGCCACCGAGCTTCGAGACAGAATGCCTGCGGGCCGATGGCAGTCGTTTGCCGGTGGACGTATCGCTGAGTTTTCTGCAGTACCGCGATACCGAGTACCTGGTGGTGTTCATCACCGATGTCACCGAGCGTCGCCGTGCCCTGGCCGCGCTGCAGGAGAGTGAGGCGCGGCTGCAAGGCATCGCCTCCAACGTGCCTGGCGTGGTGTTTCGCCTGGAGCGCGCCCGCCCGGGTGATCCGGCGTTGTTCGCCTTCATCGGGGAAGGCAGCGAAAGCCTGGTCGGCTATCGCGCGTCGACGCTGCTGGCACCCGATCATGGGCTGCGCAGCCTGGTGCACCCGGACGACAAGGCCGGCTACCACCGCGTCCAGGATCGCGCCTTCGACAGTGACAGCGACTGGCACTGGCAGGGGCGCATGCTCACCCACACCGGCGAGTCGCGCTGGGTCGACATCAAGGCCATGGCCCGGCGCATGGCAGACGGTCGGCTGATCTGGGACGGCGTGGTCTGGGACATCAGCGAGAACAAACGCAACGAGCTGGCGCTGGCTGAATCGCAGGTGCGTCTGCGCGATCTGTCGGCGCACCTGGAAAGCGTGCGTGAGGAGGAGAAAGCGCGCATTGCCCGTGAAGTGCATGACGAACTAGGCCAAGTGCTGACCGTGCTCAAGCTGGAAACCTCAATGTGCGAACTGGGTTACGCCGATCTTGACCCCGGCCTGCGTGATCGCCTGAACAACATGAAGAAGCTGATCGCCCAGTTGTTCCAATTGGTGCGTGATGTGGCCACCGCGCTGCGTCCACCGATTCTGGACGCTGGCATCGCCTCGGCCATTGAGTGGCAGGCACGGCGTTTCGAAGCGCGCACGCAGATTCCCTGCCTGGTCGAGGTGCCCGAGAACGTGCCGCCGCTGAGTGATGCCAAGGCGACCGGGTTATTTCGCATCCTTCAGGAGTCGCTGACCAACGTCATGCGCCATGCCGACGCACACACGGTGACGGTGCGCCTGGAACTGCTGGGCGACAGCCTGCGCCTGTCGATCAGTGACGACGGCCGCGGCTTCAATCCAGCTGCTGTACGTACCGATTCCTTTGGACTGGTGGGCATGCGCGAGCGGGTGCTGATGCTCGGCGGACAATTGACCCTCGACAGCCGTCCCGGCGAAGGTACTCTGTTGCGGGTCAGGGTGCCGCTGCATGAGTGTGTGTCCAATGACTGA
- a CDS encoding ABC transporter permease, producing the protein MLSPYMSPVERAWYYGLRLLCGLVLLFLVLPILVIVPLSFNSGTFLIYPMQGFSMRWYEDFFGSAGWMRALKNSMIIAPAATVLAMVLGTLAAIGLTRSDFRGKALVMSLLISPMVVPVVIIGVASYLFFAPLGLANGYLSLIVVHAVLGVPFVIITVSATLQGFNYNLVRAAASLGASPITAFRRVTLPLIAPGVISGALFAFATSFDEVVVTLFLAGPQQVTLPRQMFSGIRENLSPTIAAAATLLIGFSILLLLTLEWLRGRSEKLRTQAE; encoded by the coding sequence ATGCTGAGCCCCTACATGTCTCCCGTGGAGCGCGCCTGGTACTACGGCCTGCGTCTGCTCTGCGGCTTGGTACTGCTGTTTCTGGTGCTGCCGATCTTGGTGATCGTGCCGCTGTCGTTCAACTCCGGCACCTTCCTGATCTACCCGATGCAGGGGTTCTCGATGCGCTGGTACGAGGACTTCTTCGGCTCGGCCGGGTGGATGCGTGCGCTGAAGAACAGCATGATCATCGCCCCGGCGGCGACCGTGCTGGCGATGGTTCTGGGTACCTTGGCGGCCATCGGCCTGACCCGCTCGGACTTTCGCGGCAAGGCGCTGGTGATGAGCCTGCTGATTTCGCCAATGGTAGTACCGGTGGTGATCATCGGCGTCGCCAGCTACCTGTTCTTCGCGCCGCTCGGCCTGGCCAACGGCTACCTGTCGCTGATCGTGGTGCACGCGGTATTGGGCGTGCCGTTCGTGATCATCACCGTGTCGGCCACGCTGCAGGGGTTCAATTACAACCTGGTGCGTGCCGCCGCCAGCCTCGGTGCGTCACCGATCACCGCGTTCCGCCGGGTGACTTTGCCGCTGATCGCGCCCGGGGTGATTTCTGGCGCCTTGTTCGCTTTCGCCACCTCGTTCGACGAAGTGGTGGTGACCCTGTTTCTCGCCGGCCCGCAGCAGGTCACCCTGCCACGGCAGATGTTCAGCGGCATTCGCGAAAACCTCAGCCCGACCATCGCCGCTGCAGCAACCCTGCTAATCGGCTTCTCGATTCTGCTGTTGCTGACCCTCGAGTGGCTGCGCGGGCGCAGCGAGAAGCTGCGTACCCAGGCCGAATAA
- a CDS encoding ABC transporter ATP-binding protein, producing MGDTSSSDILVSFRGVQKSYDGENLIVKDLNLDIRKGEFLTLLGPSGSGKTTSLMMLAGFETPTAGEIILAGKRLNNVPPHKRDIGMVFQNYALFPHMTVLENLAFPLTVRGMSKADVSERVKRALSMVQLDAFASRYPAQLSGGQQQRVALARALVFEPQLVLMDEPLGALDKQLREHMQMEIKHIHQRLGVTVVYVTHDQSEALTMSDRVAVFHQGEIQQIAPPRELYESPCNTFVAQFIGENNRFAGQLVERNGDNCIVQLSRGEKVQALAVNVGQPGDAVSLSIRPERIRLNAAAQTCDNRFSGRVSEFIYLGDHVRVRLEVCGKTDFFVKQPIAELDSALAVGDVIPLGWQVEHVRALDPLSAE from the coding sequence ATGGGCGACACTTCTTCGAGCGACATCCTGGTTAGCTTTCGTGGCGTGCAAAAGAGCTACGATGGCGAGAACCTGATCGTCAAAGACCTCAACCTGGACATTCGCAAAGGCGAGTTCCTGACCCTGCTTGGGCCATCCGGCTCCGGCAAGACCACCAGCCTGATGATGCTGGCTGGTTTCGAAACGCCCACAGCTGGCGAAATTATTCTGGCCGGCAAGCGCCTCAACAACGTGCCGCCGCACAAGCGCGACATCGGCATGGTGTTCCAGAATTACGCGCTGTTCCCGCACATGACCGTGCTGGAAAACCTGGCATTTCCTCTGACTGTGCGCGGCATGAGCAAGGCCGACGTCAGTGAACGGGTCAAGCGTGCGCTGTCGATGGTACAGCTTGATGCCTTCGCCAGCCGGTATCCGGCGCAGTTGTCCGGTGGCCAGCAGCAGCGTGTGGCGTTAGCCCGTGCCCTGGTGTTCGAGCCACAACTGGTACTGATGGACGAACCGCTCGGGGCGCTGGATAAGCAGTTGCGTGAACACATGCAGATGGAGATCAAGCACATCCACCAGCGCCTGGGCGTGACCGTGGTCTATGTGACCCACGACCAGAGCGAAGCGCTGACCATGTCCGATCGCGTCGCCGTGTTCCATCAGGGCGAGATTCAGCAGATCGCCCCGCCGCGTGAACTTTACGAGTCGCCGTGCAACACCTTCGTCGCCCAGTTCATCGGTGAGAACAATCGCTTCGCCGGCCAGTTGGTGGAGCGTAATGGCGACAACTGCATCGTGCAGCTGAGCCGTGGCGAGAAGGTACAGGCGCTGGCGGTCAATGTCGGTCAGCCGGGCGATGCGGTGAGTCTGTCGATCCGCCCGGAGCGCATTCGCCTGAACGCTGCAGCGCAGACCTGCGACAACCGCTTTTCCGGTCGTGTGTCCGAATTTATCTACCTCGGTGACCACGTTCGGGTGCGCCTCGAGGTGTGCGGCAAGACCGATTTCTTCGTCAAACAGCCGATTGCCGAGCTCGATTCTGCGCTTGCCGTCGGTGACGTGATCCCGCTCGGCTGGCAGGTCGAGCACGTTCGCGCCCTTGATCCGCTGTCGGCGGAATGA